A region from the Eptesicus fuscus isolate TK198812 chromosome 1, DD_ASM_mEF_20220401, whole genome shotgun sequence genome encodes:
- the LOC103302431 gene encoding ATPase inhibitor, mitochondrial-like: MAVSESAAGLRLGVWGVKAMQARGFGCEWSANFSSEVGMIREASGTFAKKEKAEEEGYF, translated from the coding sequence ATGGCAGTCTCTGAGTCAGCAGCAGGGCTGCGGCTCGGAGTGTGGGGAGTGAAGGCCATGCAAGCCAGAGGCTTTGGCTGCGAATGGTCAGCTAATTTCAGCTCTGAGGTGGGCATGATCAGGGAAGCCAGTGGGACCTTTGCAAAAAAAGAGAAGGCTGAAGAGGAAGGTTACTTCTGA